One window of Papaver somniferum cultivar HN1 chromosome 9, ASM357369v1, whole genome shotgun sequence genomic DNA carries:
- the LOC113312100 gene encoding heat shock cognate 70 kDa protein-like, with protein sequence MGFGGVWSAWIRNCLTFSKFSVLDNGSSCEKGLGLDNGDVVVKAVISVPTCYNNSQRLATKRAATMAGFEDSRLINETSATALAYGWLKKMKSRQDQKQHGVEARIPQEDEENVLIFDLGGGTLSVAVVNIKDGWNTYKVKSVAGDTHLGGKDFTDLLYRHCSCNYNNSFRLRSKSSLRECKELFDKCQEAVVQCLQVSGISQFHEVILVGKSTRIPRIREILRAFCSDEQGCCAATLSTKIVQEVTFSGEAKSYPTMLIRSVTDTCHCASALSNLIPSNTVIPTKRTEKVMGVISSISNQSRFSFGVYEGEEEMMEKNNLFGYFIFEMGEPNITVSFSVDSDGILSVTAAEDESHRHLASRVINRSLTNGELYQFGSDMENPGYEWEEESKRQKLEAKMKVWLFVNKHMSLQVPALTDAKKWLEKNELPEVTASELYLEELQRKYFRILIETFGF encoded by the exons ATggggtttggtggtgtttggagTGCTTGGATTAGAAAttgtttaacattctcaaaattcTCGGTTCTTGATAATGGGTCTTCTTGCG AAAAAGGTTTAGGTCTTGACAATGGAGATGTAGTTGTTAAAGCTGTGATTAGTGTTCCAACTTGTTATAATAATTCTCAGAGATTAGCAACTAAACGAGCAGCAACAATGGCTGGCTTTGAGGATTCACGTCTTATTAATGAAACTTCAGCAACTGCACTTGCTTATGGATGGCTTAAGAAGATGAAATCAAGACAAGACCAAAAGCAGCATGGTGTTGAAGCAAGAATCcctcaagaagatgaagagaatGTGTTGATATTTGATCTTGGTGGAGGGACATTGAGTGTTGCGGTTGTCAATATCAAAGATGGATGGAATACGTATAAGGTGAAATCTGTAGCAGGTGATACTCATCTTGGTGGTAAAGATTTCACTGATCTTTTGTATCGACACTGTTCTTGTAACTACAATAATTCATTTCGTCTCAGATCTAAGAGCAGTTTAAG GGAATGCAAGGAATTGTTTGATAAATGTCAGGAAGCAGTTGTCCAGTGTCTTCAAGTTTCAGGGATTTCTCAATTTCATGAAGTTATTCTTGTTGGTAAAAGTACAAGAATTCCGAGGATTCGAGAAATTTTGAGAGCGTTTTGTAGTGATGAACAAGG ATGTTGCGCCGCTACGTTAAGTACTAAAATAGTTCAAGAAGTAACTTTTAGTGGTGAGGCAAAGAGTTACCCTACAATGTTGATTCGAAGTGTTACGGATACATGTCATTGTGCTTCAGCGTTATCTAACTTGATTCCAAGTAACACAGTGATTCCAACTAAAAGAACAGAGAAAGTCATGGGTGTCATTAGCTCAATAAGTAATCAAAGTAGATTTTCTTTTGGTGTTTATGAAGGTGAAGAGGAAATGATGGAGAAGAACAATCTTTTTGgttatttcatctttgaaatggGAGAACCGAACATTACAGTAAGTTTTTCTGTTGATAGTGATGGGATTTTAAGTGTAACTGCTGCTGAGGATGAAAGCCATAGACATTTAGCTAGCCGGGTGATTAACAGAAGCCTAACGAATGGCGAACTATATCAATTTGGAAGTGATATGGAGAACCCAGGATATGAGTGGGAGGAGGAAAGTAAGAGACAGAAGCTAGAGGCGAAAATGAAGGTGTGGCTCTTTGTTAACAAACATATGTCACTACAAGTGCCGGCATTGACAGATGCAAAGAAATGGTTGGAGAAAAATGAACTGCCGGAAGTAACAGCTTCTGAACTTTATTTGGAAGAACTGCAAAGGAAATACTTTCGGATTTTAATTGAGACTTTTGGATTTTAG
- the LOC113313334 gene encoding uncharacterized protein LOC113313334 isoform X2, with product MAFDVDDEQKQQNFQHDDFVSQSLRKRNEADGDLPASFCCLIASLLPLPLFLLYGGKWEDINEEKVMSPAEVANQKKTKITLLIQIQLHESNPQKNEAETRE from the exons ATGGCTTTTGATGTCGATgatgaacaaaaacaacaaaattttcAGCACGATGATTTCGTCTCTCAGTC TCTGCGAAAAAGAAATGAAGCGGATGGAGATTTGCCTGCCTCATtctgctgtctcattgcttcacTCTTGCCTTTGCCACTTTTCTTGTTGTATGGTGGGAAGTGGGAAGACATCAATGAGGAGAAGGTGAT GTCTCCGGCAGAAGTTGCCAATCAAAAAAAGACGAAGATAACACTTTTGATCCAAATCCAGCTTCATGAAAGCAACCCTCAGAAGAATGAG GCTGAAACTAGGGAATAG
- the LOC113312103 gene encoding heat shock 70 kDa protein-like, translating into MEEIGSSSSMESKNVRVIGIDLGTTYSRVGFWIRNQLLTQKIPSCIAITDNTEQHIVGDEAFDGVDKNPSNTVLDVKRLTGAKISDNDTQLDILRSSVEVIEDPISKNDEISVVVRSFNQLKRFSAEELLCMILKKLKQIAEKGLGLDNGDVIVKAVISVPSCYNNAQRLATKRAATMDGFEDSRLINETTATALAYGWLKKKKKSVAGDTHLGVEFQNKKAIPLRVSVTPNAFSKECKELFDRCEEVVDQCVQNSKIYQFHEVILVGGSTRIWRIQEMLREFCSDEKGFCEIKNPDIAVVQGASIQAAIWSGEALTNPLLKVWLFVNEHMSQQVLLVLSPSQAEIVKEAIADARAWLKNNELPEVRASELKLVELQATCYLILRERRGPN; encoded by the exons ATGGAGGAAATTGGAAGTAGTTCATCAATGGAGTCCAAGAACGTGAGGGTAATTGGCATCGACTTAGGTACAACATACAGTAGAGTAGGATTTTGGATCCGAAATCAATTACTAACCCAAAAAATTCCATCTTGCATTGCAATCACTGATAACACAGAACAACACATAGTTGGTGATGAAGCATTTGATGGAGTTGACAAGAATCCATCAAACACGGTTCTTGATGTTAAGCGTCTAACTGGGGCAAAAATTTCAGATAATGATACTCAACTTGACATTCTTCGTAGCTCAGTTGAAGTAATTGAAGATCCAATAAGCAAGAATGATGAAATTAGTGTCGTTGTTCGATCTTTTAATCAACTAAAGAGATTCTCTGCTGAAGAGCTTTTGTGTATGATTTTAAAGAAATTGAAACAAATTGCAGAAAAAGGTTTAGGTCTTGATAATGGAGATGTAATTGTTAAAGCTGTGATTAGTGTTCCGTCTTGTTATAATAATGCTCAGAGATTAGCAACTAAACGAGCAGCAACAATGGATGGCTTTGAGGATTCACGTCTTATTAATGAAACTACAGCAACTGCACTTGCTTATGGAtggcttaagaagaagaagaaatctgtaGCAGGTGATACTCATCTTGGTG TCGAATTCCAAAACAAAAAAGCAATCCCATTGAGGGTTTCTGTAACACCAAATGCATTTTCTAAGGAATGCAAGGAATTGTTTGATAGATGTGAGGAAGTAGTTGACCAGTGTGTTCAAAATTCTAAGATTTATCAGTTTCATGAAGTTATTCTTGTTGGTGGAAGTACTAGAATATGGAGAATTCAAGAAATGCTGAGAGAATTTTGCAGTGATGAAAAGGGGTTTTGTGAGATTAAGAATCCAGATATAGCAGTTGTTCAAGGAGCGTCAATTCAAGCAGCAATTTGGAGTGGGGAAGCATTGACTAATCCGCTGCTGAAAGTGTGGCTATTTGTTAATGAACATATGTCACAACAAGTACTGCTGGTTCTCAGTCCTAGTCAGGCGGAAATAGTAAAGGAGGCAATAGCAGATGCACGGGCATGGTTGAAGAATAATGAACTGCCAGAAGTAAGAGCTTCTGAGCTTAAATTGGTTGAACTGCAGGCGACATGTTATCTGATTTTACGTGAGAGAAGAGGCCCCAACTGA
- the LOC113313334 gene encoding uncharacterized protein LOC113313334 isoform X1, with the protein MAFDVDDEQKQQNFQHDDFVSQSLRKRNEADGDLPASFCCLIASLLPLPLFLLYGGKWEDINEEKVSGRSCQSKKDEDNTFDPNPAS; encoded by the exons ATGGCTTTTGATGTCGATgatgaacaaaaacaacaaaattttcAGCACGATGATTTCGTCTCTCAGTC TCTGCGAAAAAGAAATGAAGCGGATGGAGATTTGCCTGCCTCATtctgctgtctcattgcttcacTCTTGCCTTTGCCACTTTTCTTGTTGTATGGTGGGAAGTGGGAAGACATCAATGAGGAGAAG GTCTCCGGCAGAAGTTGCCAATCAAAAAAAGACGAAGATAACACTTTTGATCCAAATCCAGCTTCATGA
- the LOC113312101 gene encoding F-box protein At3g07870-like has translation MSRLREEFIENILSRLPEEIIENILSWLPVKSIKRFRFNLLITILGTDQNTPTLPDMFSIDHNVISSSSSPSQSLSSPFLGNAVGIGYPFTSSTPRTFGSCNGLVCIKPWREDNTIYIWNRCTKEYKEVPETPIKYPPALSRAGLYPGTRTLYGFGFDCKADDYKMLRIVGFEGEYVSEARVYSLGLNSWKSLGFIPYSTYWYRDRGLLVDGVLHWIAVQCSGYEAPRSVVSFDISDETFRYTPFPYYCFAYNALSFLGIWEGKLCLILQDDKDNDAVWTMKDYTWTKHLNIPRHIGLTYGRAIQTFQNGEVLLDYVYSWKEKSEESGSLISYDPKHGRVKVLKLGSLPDLIGIEPYIETLVSPYLGTFVGQQQIKEEGSSRWRATTNRGRRKFNTAFLNCEAGKFGSRKKREIM, from the exons ATGTCAAGGTTACGAGAAGAATTCATTGAGAACATACTGTCACGGTTACCAGAAGAAATCATTGAGAACATACTGTCATGGCTACCAGTCAAGTCTATTAAAAGATTCAG GTTTAATCTCTTAATTACCATTCTAGGAACTGATCAAAACACACCTACACTACCTGACATGTTTTCCATAGATCATAATgttatatcatcatcatcatcaccatcacagtCGCTATCTTCACCGTTTTTAGGAAATGCTGTGGGGATTGGTTATCCATTTACGTCTAGCACTCCTCGAACCTTTGGttcttgtaatggtctggtttGCATAAAACCATGGCGTGAGGATAATACTATTTACATTTGGAACCGTTGTAcgaaagaatacaaagaagtaccAGAAACCCCGATTAAATATCCTCCAGCTCTGTCACGGGCAGGATTATATCCAGGTACTCGGACTTTGTATGGGTTTGGTTTTGATTGCAAGGCTGATGATTATAAGATGTTACGAATTGTGGGTTTTGAAGGGGAATATGTTTCTGAAGCTAGAGTTTATTCATTAGGACTAAATTCATGGAAAAGCCTTGGGTTTATTCCATATTCCACCTATTGGTATAGAGATCGTGGTCTACTGGTTGATGGTGTTCTGCATTGGATTGCTGTTCAGTGTTCTGGATATGAAGCTCCTCGAAGTGTTGTTTCTTTTGATATTAGTGATGAGACATTCCGCTATACGCCATTTCCTTACTATTGTTTCGCGTACAATGCCCTGTCATTTTTGGGTATATGGGAAGGAAAACTTTGCCTTATACTTCAAGATGACAAGGATAATGATGCTGTTTGGACAATGAAGGATTATACTTGGACAAAGCATTTGAACATTCCAAGACACATAGGTCTAACCTATGGTAGGGCGATTCAGACATTCCAGAATGGTGAAGTCCTATTGGATTATGTTTATTCATGGAAGGAGAAGTCTGAAGAGAGTGGGAGTTTGATTTCATATGACCCAAAACATGGAAGAGTGAAAGTTTTAAAACTAGGCAGTCTTCCGGACTTGATCGGAATAGAACCGTATATCGAAACTTTAGTTTCACCTTACTTGGGTACATTTGTTGGGCAACAACAAATAAaggaagaaggaagttcaagatgGCGGGCAACAACAAATAGAGGAAGAAGGAAGTTCAACACGGCCTTTCTGAATTGTGAAGCAGGAAAGTTTGGGAGTAGAAAGAAGAGGGAGATAATGTAG